The Pantoea sp. At-9b genome includes a window with the following:
- a CDS encoding TonB-dependent siderophore receptor yields MCKMTGMSKAPFALSMIALLLIACRTSAADQQMVVTATQPDNQTQRMDGSGVVATSTTSATKTATPKIEVPQSVSSVTRKQMDLQAAQTAAEALRYTSGVVSEIRGASSSGAGYMFSRGFYLEQFLDGARMPSDSSFGYAIANYDTYGFSSIEVLHGPASVLYGQVNPGGVVNLTSKKPTETPVHEVFVTAGSHDHLQTGFDVGGKANDDGTLLYRLTASGTDSKTQVDDTRQKHVYVAPALTWKPNDDTSLTVLAKYQRDPDVGYYNFVPAVGSVFNTPNGKISPHTNLGDPNFDHHSRTQFSVGYEFWHRLNDSLMMRQNVHYSDVKDNLENVFTNGYASGSDRVLNRYAFFNHEQAKTLSVDNQLEAEFNTGAISHQLLSGVDFQRVLYRETVGLGAASTIDAFAPSYSDISMPATSSDDHIRQKQLGVYSQDQMRFGNWSYLLGIREDWAHADDVNPVTDSSTEQSARAFTWRTGLVYQFDNGIAPYASFAKSFIPQVGTLYGGGMAQPTTANQYEVGVKYQPTGFNGFITTSWFDLTEKNVLTSDPEHSGYDTQAGKVRSKGVEVEGHANLTQDLTLITAYTWLNAVTIDSNDSATTLDGGTTSMQGKRLWGMPRNTASAWLDYTFHQGALQGFGVNAGVRYIGASKDTSNTINVASATVMDAGIHYDTGEHWLFSLNASNLLDRHYVASCYSASTCTYAEGADVLATARYRW; encoded by the coding sequence ATGTGCAAAATGACAGGCATGAGCAAAGCGCCTTTCGCACTCAGCATGATTGCGTTACTGCTGATCGCGTGCAGAACCAGTGCTGCCGATCAGCAAATGGTGGTCACCGCTACCCAGCCAGATAACCAAACGCAGCGGATGGACGGCAGCGGCGTCGTAGCTACCAGCACCACCAGCGCCACGAAAACCGCCACGCCCAAAATTGAGGTACCGCAATCGGTCTCCAGCGTGACGCGTAAGCAGATGGATTTGCAGGCAGCACAAACCGCCGCTGAAGCGTTGCGATACACCTCCGGCGTCGTCTCCGAGATCCGTGGTGCATCCAGCAGCGGTGCCGGATACATGTTCAGCCGTGGTTTCTATCTGGAGCAGTTCCTTGATGGCGCAAGGATGCCGAGCGATAGCAGTTTCGGCTATGCCATCGCCAACTATGACACTTACGGTTTTAGCAGCATTGAAGTGCTGCACGGCCCGGCATCGGTCCTGTACGGCCAGGTGAATCCGGGCGGCGTGGTCAATCTGACCAGCAAAAAACCCACCGAAACACCGGTACACGAGGTCTTTGTCACCGCAGGCAGCCATGACCATCTGCAAACCGGCTTTGACGTTGGCGGTAAGGCCAATGATGACGGCACCCTGCTCTATCGCCTGACGGCCAGCGGCACCGACAGCAAAACCCAGGTGGATGATACCCGCCAGAAGCATGTTTATGTCGCGCCAGCACTGACCTGGAAGCCAAATGATGACACCTCACTGACGGTGTTGGCGAAGTATCAGCGTGATCCTGATGTGGGTTATTACAACTTTGTTCCGGCGGTTGGCAGCGTGTTCAACACGCCTAACGGGAAAATTTCACCGCATACCAACCTTGGCGATCCCAACTTTGATCACCACTCACGCACCCAATTCTCGGTGGGCTACGAATTCTGGCATCGCCTGAACGACAGCCTGATGATGCGGCAAAATGTCCATTACAGCGATGTAAAAGATAATCTGGAGAATGTGTTCACCAACGGCTATGCCAGCGGTTCCGACCGGGTATTGAATCGCTACGCGTTCTTTAACCACGAACAGGCGAAAACACTGTCGGTCGATAACCAGCTCGAAGCCGAGTTCAACACCGGCGCGATCTCGCACCAATTGTTGTCAGGCGTCGACTTCCAGCGCGTGCTGTATCGTGAAACCGTCGGTTTAGGTGCCGCCTCGACCATCGATGCCTTCGCTCCGAGTTACAGCGATATCAGCATGCCGGCCACCAGCTCAGACGATCATATCCGCCAAAAGCAACTGGGCGTGTATAGCCAGGATCAGATGCGCTTCGGCAACTGGAGCTACTTGCTGGGCATCCGCGAGGACTGGGCGCATGCCGATGATGTCAATCCGGTGACCGACTCCTCCACCGAGCAATCCGCCCGCGCCTTTACCTGGCGTACCGGTTTGGTGTATCAGTTTGATAACGGCATCGCACCCTATGCCAGCTTCGCCAAATCCTTTATCCCGCAGGTGGGCACCCTGTATGGCGGCGGCATGGCGCAACCGACCACCGCCAATCAATATGAAGTGGGGGTGAAATATCAGCCAACCGGTTTCAACGGCTTTATCACCACCTCGTGGTTTGATTTGACCGAGAAGAACGTGCTGACCAGCGATCCTGAGCATTCGGGCTATGATACCCAGGCAGGAAAAGTGAGATCGAAAGGGGTCGAAGTGGAAGGCCACGCCAATCTGACACAGGATCTGACACTGATCACTGCGTACACCTGGCTGAACGCCGTCACCATCGACTCCAATGACAGCGCCACCACGCTGGACGGCGGTACCACCTCGATGCAGGGCAAACGTCTGTGGGGAATGCCGCGCAATACCGCTTCAGCCTGGCTGGATTACACCTTCCATCAGGGCGCATTGCAGGGCTTTGGCGTAAATGCCGGGGTACGGTATATCGGGGCCAGTAAAGATACCTCCAACACCATTAACGTCGCCTCTGCCACGGTGATGGATGCCGGTATCCATTACGACACCGGTGAACACTGGCTGTTTAGCCTGAATGCCAGCAACCTGCTGGATCGCCACTATGTCGCCTCCTGCTATAGCGCTTCGACTTGTACTTATGCCGAAGGTGCTGACGTGCTGGCAACGGCGCGCTACCGCTGGTAA
- a CDS encoding ABC transporter substrate-binding protein, with protein MRRRTLLQAIALFPLAGMACPVGASSLSIPRLVVLDWGLVETLLAMGIVPAGVAEIEGYHANVVTPVIPAQVPDVGLRLAPNLEWLQQLAPDYILINSSQESQRAMLERIAPVRAFAIYSDNGTPYQHAITATRQLGELCHQQAAAAQLIAQAAHALQPSLPPDTTHLPLLLIRFFDARHIGVYGQHSLFQDVLNAFGLTNGWQQATDYWGISVTGLDSLAASREVRILYFTPLPANMTQGLADNALWHALPAVQAGHSAALPAFWGFGMLPSAIRFAQQLAAVLT; from the coding sequence ATGAGAAGACGCACGTTGCTGCAAGCAATCGCCTTGTTCCCGTTGGCGGGCATGGCGTGCCCGGTGGGTGCGTCTTCTCTGTCCATCCCCCGTCTGGTGGTGCTTGACTGGGGGCTGGTGGAAACACTGCTGGCGATGGGGATTGTTCCCGCAGGCGTCGCAGAGATTGAGGGCTATCACGCTAACGTGGTGACGCCAGTGATTCCGGCTCAGGTGCCGGACGTCGGGCTGCGACTCGCACCCAATCTGGAATGGCTACAACAGCTGGCACCGGACTACATTCTGATCAACTCCAGCCAGGAGTCACAGCGCGCCATGCTGGAACGCATCGCGCCGGTACGCGCCTTTGCCATCTACAGCGATAACGGCACACCTTATCAGCACGCCATTACCGCCACCCGTCAGTTAGGCGAACTTTGTCACCAGCAGGCGGCGGCCGCACAGTTGATCGCTCAGGCAGCCCACGCATTGCAGCCCTCCCTCCCGCCTGACACAACGCACCTGCCCCTATTGCTGATCCGCTTTTTCGATGCCCGCCATATTGGTGTTTATGGTCAGCACAGCCTATTCCAGGACGTACTGAACGCCTTCGGGCTGACTAACGGCTGGCAGCAGGCGACCGATTATTGGGGCATCAGCGTCACCGGGTTGGATAGTCTGGCCGCCAGCCGGGAAGTGCGGATTCTCTACTTCACCCCGTTGCCCGCTAATATGACCCAGGGTCTGGCGGACAATGCGCTGTGGCATGCCCTGCCAGCCGTACAGGCCGGGCATAGCGCGGCATTACCGGCGTTTTGGGGCTTTGGCATGCTGCCTTCCGCTATCCGCTTTGCCCAACAGTTAGCTGCGGTGCTGACATGA
- the fhuB gene encoding Fe(3+)-hydroxamate ABC transporter permease FhuB gives MMKRRFAVALLLLVLLLSLHNLSQLLPVVQWRELLPRAAGHDIRRLIVLQSWLPRLTISLLCGAALGLAGLLFQQTLRNPLAEPMTLGVAAGAQLALSGVTVFLPHWLAAGAWITLGGAVIAAALVLALSASRGLEPSRVAIAGLVVSLFCGSLITVLQLLYAPYLHSLFIWGAGSLVQQGWSTVRMLGGQLLVGWLLALMLRRPLQLLGLGDMHASSLGLPTRYARLAGFALAVLLTAAVVSAVGVIGFVGLAAPALAQLLGARRLAQRLLLTPLCGAVLLWATDQAVQPFANALGELVPTGAATALFGAPLILWLLLRIRTTTLSVSPVSAPTAGSQLADSRLSPLALGLMLLLALALLLSLVLARAPDGWTITPLAHLPSLLPWRWPRTLAACAAGMMLAAAGVLLQRITGNRLASPEMMGVSAGAALGMLALTLVAGSVSHSLQLGATSAGALLALLVILSFSRRHHFAPDRVLLVGVAISALFQALVATVIAAGDERAVTLLNWLSGSTYSIMPADAVTATLLALALSVLTFFFRRWMMILPLGPTSAAAVGVTLAQARLLTLALIAMLTAGATLIVGPISFVGLTAPHIARLLGARRPGQQLLLAIPSGALTMVVADWAGRNLLAPQELPAGLVATLLGAPYMMWLFTRRDNRS, from the coding sequence ATGATGAAACGTCGTTTCGCTGTCGCCTTATTGCTGCTGGTGTTGTTGCTGAGCCTGCATAACCTGTCGCAGTTATTGCCTGTGGTGCAGTGGCGTGAACTGTTGCCACGCGCCGCAGGTCACGATATTCGCCGCTTGATCGTGTTACAGAGCTGGCTGCCACGTCTGACCATCAGCCTGCTGTGCGGGGCCGCGCTGGGACTGGCCGGTCTGCTGTTTCAACAAACGCTGCGTAACCCGCTGGCAGAGCCAATGACGCTCGGCGTGGCGGCAGGTGCGCAGCTTGCGCTATCGGGCGTTACCGTGTTTCTCCCGCACTGGCTGGCCGCCGGTGCCTGGATCACCCTCGGCGGGGCGGTTATTGCCGCCGCGCTGGTGCTGGCGCTGTCAGCCTCACGTGGGCTGGAACCGTCCAGGGTCGCGATTGCCGGACTGGTGGTCAGTTTGTTCTGCGGATCGTTAATCACGGTGCTGCAACTGCTGTATGCCCCGTATCTGCACAGCCTGTTTATCTGGGGCGCGGGTTCGCTGGTGCAACAAGGCTGGAGCACGGTGCGTATGTTGGGTGGACAACTGCTGGTGGGCTGGTTGCTGGCCCTGATGTTGCGCCGTCCGTTGCAGCTACTGGGATTGGGCGATATGCATGCCAGCAGCCTCGGCTTACCCACCCGTTACGCACGACTGGCCGGGTTTGCGCTGGCGGTGCTACTTACCGCAGCGGTGGTCAGTGCGGTTGGCGTGATTGGTTTTGTCGGGCTGGCCGCTCCGGCGCTGGCGCAGTTACTGGGCGCTCGTCGCCTGGCACAGCGATTGCTGCTGACCCCGCTGTGCGGTGCGGTCTTGCTGTGGGCCACCGATCAAGCCGTACAACCCTTCGCCAACGCGCTGGGTGAACTGGTGCCAACCGGTGCCGCTACCGCGCTGTTTGGCGCACCGTTAATCCTCTGGCTGCTGCTCAGAATACGTACCACGACCCTGTCCGTCAGCCCGGTGAGCGCCCCCACTGCCGGTAGCCAGCTGGCGGATAGTCGGCTCTCTCCTCTTGCTCTGGGGCTGATGCTGCTGTTGGCGCTGGCCCTGCTGCTTTCGCTGGTTTTGGCACGTGCGCCCGACGGCTGGACGATCACCCCACTGGCTCATCTGCCGTCACTGTTACCCTGGCGCTGGCCACGCACGCTGGCTGCCTGTGCCGCCGGAATGATGCTGGCGGCAGCGGGTGTGCTGTTGCAGCGCATCACGGGCAATCGGCTTGCCAGCCCGGAAATGATGGGGGTCAGTGCCGGTGCCGCCCTGGGGATGCTGGCGTTAACATTGGTCGCGGGATCGGTATCGCATAGTCTGCAACTGGGTGCCACCAGCGCGGGTGCCCTGCTGGCGTTGCTGGTTATCTTATCTTTCTCACGCCGCCACCATTTTGCCCCGGATCGCGTGTTGCTGGTGGGCGTTGCCATCAGCGCGTTATTTCAGGCCCTGGTAGCGACGGTGATCGCCGCAGGCGATGAGCGCGCCGTCACCCTGTTGAACTGGTTGTCTGGCTCCACCTACAGCATCATGCCCGCCGATGCCGTTACTGCGACATTACTGGCGCTGGCACTCAGTGTGCTGACGTTTTTTTTCCGTCGCTGGATGATGATTTTGCCGCTCGGTCCGACCAGCGCGGCTGCCGTCGGCGTGACACTGGCGCAGGCACGTCTACTCACCCTGGCATTGATTGCCATGCTGACGGCAGGGGCGACCCTGATCGTTGGCCCGATATCTTTTGTTGGCCTCACCGCGCCGCATATTGCCCGCCTGCTGGGCGCGCGCCGCCCCGGTCAGCAGTTGTTACTGGCCATTCCCAGTGGCGCACTGACGATGGTGGTGGCCGACTGGGCCGGGCGTAACCTGCTGGCCCCGCAGGAACTCCCGGCAGGACTGGTCGCCACCTTATTGGGTGCACCTTATATGATGTGGCTGTTTACCCGCCGTGATAACCGATCATGA
- a CDS encoding GNAT family N-acetyltransferase, with protein MTVPRFTTPRLLLEPLQSHDAIQVQQVFPRWEIVRHLTNAVPWPYPADGARFYIDQIALPAMVAGQAWHWSLRHRSEPQQLIGLISLRAGEEDNRGFWLVPEWQGQGLMSEACAVVTDFWFQTLQQPRLRVPKAMDNLASCRISERSGMRLIDTFSKAFVGGSMLAGNWEITREEWLAQHPSS; from the coding sequence ATGACCGTACCCCGCTTTACCACCCCACGTTTGTTGCTTGAACCGTTACAAAGTCATGATGCCATTCAGGTGCAGCAGGTTTTTCCGCGCTGGGAAATTGTTCGCCATTTGACCAATGCCGTGCCCTGGCCGTATCCGGCGGACGGTGCCCGTTTTTACATTGATCAGATCGCCTTACCGGCAATGGTTGCCGGACAGGCGTGGCACTGGAGCTTGCGTCATCGCTCTGAACCGCAACAGTTGATCGGGCTGATCTCGTTGCGCGCCGGGGAGGAAGATAACCGTGGCTTCTGGCTGGTGCCGGAGTGGCAGGGGCAGGGTTTGATGAGCGAAGCCTGTGCCGTGGTGACGGATTTTTGGTTTCAGACGCTGCAACAACCGCGCCTGCGCGTGCCAAAAGCGATGGATAACCTCGCATCGTGCCGCATCTCGGAACGCAGTGGGATGCGGCTGATTGATACCTTCAGTAAAGCCTTTGTCGGCGGATCAATGCTGGCAGGCAATTGGGAAATCACCCGCGAAGAGTGGTTGGCACAGCATCCGTCGTCATGA
- a CDS encoding 4'-phosphopantetheinyl transferase encodes MFTSASPLTLPDSPFFTAAGVRADTLLLGWCQFDQQHWQAELHQRWQLPLPVALSHAVVKRKSEHLASRWLARELLAHCGVADFVLYNAPDRSPCWPDGIQASLSHSHNQVVMAATREPLSVGIDVEQVMSDDTARETAEMLMNAQERALLAQLALPFARGATLLFSLKESVYKALWPQLHQPMDFLQAELCEVELTTGRAVLRLTEDFARGFARHLAVQARFCWDEQRITTLVTHPFFRQ; translated from the coding sequence ATGTTTACTTCGGCCTCACCGCTCACCCTGCCAGATTCCCCCTTTTTCACCGCTGCCGGTGTGCGTGCGGATACCCTGCTGCTGGGCTGGTGTCAGTTTGATCAACAGCACTGGCAGGCGGAGCTGCATCAGCGTTGGCAGCTGCCGCTGCCGGTTGCGCTGTCCCATGCTGTCGTCAAACGCAAGTCCGAACATCTGGCCAGCCGCTGGCTGGCGCGTGAGCTGCTGGCGCACTGTGGCGTAGCCGATTTTGTGTTGTACAACGCGCCGGATCGCTCTCCCTGCTGGCCAGACGGCATCCAGGCCTCGCTGTCGCACAGCCACAATCAGGTGGTGATGGCCGCCACGCGAGAACCGCTGAGTGTCGGGATCGATGTGGAACAAGTGATGAGCGATGATACCGCCCGGGAAACGGCAGAGATGCTGATGAACGCCCAGGAACGCGCGTTGCTGGCACAGCTGGCGCTGCCTTTTGCCCGGGGCGCGACGCTGCTGTTTTCTCTGAAAGAGAGTGTGTATAAAGCGCTGTGGCCGCAGTTACATCAGCCGATGGATTTCTTGCAGGCAGAATTGTGTGAAGTCGAGCTGACCACTGGCCGCGCGGTATTACGCCTAACCGAAGATTTTGCCCGTGGATTTGCGCGGCACCTCGCTGTGCAGGCGCGTTTTTGCTGGGACGAGCAACGCATCACCACGCTGGTGACGCATCCATTTTTCAGGCAATAA